In the Populus trichocarpa isolate Nisqually-1 chromosome 1, P.trichocarpa_v4.1, whole genome shotgun sequence genome, one interval contains:
- the LOC18094840 gene encoding LOW QUALITY PROTEIN: protein phosphatase 2C 7-like (The sequence of the model RefSeq protein was modified relative to this genomic sequence to represent the inferred CDS: inserted 3 bases in 2 codons), which produces MKCSQMWRTVMELSLRSFLVLDAGSEISFPKSVEMENTKIIARTIIVESTNEEQVPSAKLLLAAVSPNAEIYDGSDIKASAVFLKFSSKKNLIGGPTRSVFELDRVPLWGSVSMCXRRLEMEDAVAAFPRFAKVPIKMLIGDRVVDGISESLTHLTSHFFGVYDGHGGAQVANYCDQIHLALAEEVENIKNNSNVGIIWGNQQVQWEKAFTSCYHKVDDEIGGKSVRGIIKGDENASIARFEPVAPETVGSTAXVSLVCSSHIIVANCGDSRAVLCRGKESMALSVGHQR; this is translated from the exons ATGAAGTGTTCTCAGATGTGGAGGACCGTAATGGAATTATCACTAAGGAGTTTTTTAGTATTGGATGCAGGATCTGAAATAAGCTTTCCAAAGTCTGTTGAAATGgaaaataccaaaattattGCTAGGACTATTATTGTGGAGTCAACAAATGAGGAGCAGGTGCCTTCAGCTAAACTGCTTCTTGCGGCAGTAAGCCCAAATGCAGAAATCTATGATGGATCTGACATTAAGGCATCGGCTgtgtttcttaaattttctaGTAAGAAGAATCTCATTGGAGGACCTACACGGAGTGTTTTTGAGCTTGATCGTGTTCCTCTATGGGGTTCTGTATCTATGTG AAGAAGATTGGAAATGGAAGATGCTGTTGCAGCTTTTCCTCGATTTGCAAAAGTTCCTATCAAGATGCTTATTGGTGATCGTGTTGTTGATGGCATCAGTGAGAGTTTGACCCACCTGACCAGtcatttttttggtgtttacgATGGCCATGGGGGTGCACAG GTTGCTAATTATTGTGATCAAATCCATTTGGCCTTGGCTGAAGAggttgaaaacattaaaaacaattcgAATGTTGGGATTATTTGGGGAAATCAGCAGGTGCAATGGGAGAAAGCCTTCACTAGTTGCTATCATAAGGTTGATGACGAGATTGGAGGAAAGAGCGTTAGAGGCATCATCAAAGGTGATGAAAATGCTTCTATTGCCAGATTTGAACCTGTAGCACCAGAAACAGTTGGATCTACAG GGGTATCGTTGGTCTGTTCGTCCCACATCATAGTAGCAAACTGTGGTGATTCAAGGGCAGTCCTTTGTCGTGGAAAAGAATCGATGGCATTATCGGTCGGTCATCAA AGGTGA